The nucleotide window GTAATCCGATTGGCAACATGTCGTATTAATTACATTGACGGAACAATCATGCACATACACACAGCATATATTAATGCATACATTTGAATGTAACAAATTTGACAATCGTAATATAGAATTCTACACACTTCTTCAAACAAAGTTATGATAGAAAAAGATGCATATTCTGTAGAGTTTACACACCGTTTTACCCGGTCAGGCAAAAACAtttggtcaatattattttattttgcggaataagttaaaaatttaatcgTGGCAATGGGCTGACctcttagtacagttaaacaatgTTGCACAGGTGTgtagggataatacccttttgaaaaaactttcttcgagactctgtttaaataaaagcacaagaaacagtccattgtTAACACAGGGCTGAACAGTCGGTCCAGGTAAACCGTGGTGCACATTCACATTCTAAGAGTACAATGAGATAATTGAGCAAATAATGAGAAAACAATTATTAGTTAACGGTACAGTTTGAAATAACTCAACACGTTCAAAGTATGGTAATAAATGCATGGTTCATACATTTGCAGAGGTAGGTGAAGAAGTCTTTAACAGTGACAACGAAAATAACTCTTGATCAAGCTGTGTCGCCAGCACCtagtataaaattaaaaatatacttaaagcgtttttttaaatacacaaatttttaaaggagattaaaatataataaaataaaaccttGCTAACATCCGGAATAATGAATGACTAAACAGGTTCCTCTATACTATCATTCATGATATCCTTAAATTTTAGATAATCAAGATTTAATTACAcatgacaaaaattaaattgattACACTTTATTTGGAAATACTGATGTAGGTTCCTATGgttactaaaatttaaaatagcgtTAAGTGAAAAACAATAGTATAAACATAGCATAGGGACATATGCGTAATATTTACAAGTTACCGCCAATTAAATAGCAAGGCTGGCCAGTTTACTAACAGCCTTTTTTTCATCCACGCACAGAAACTTAAATTTCTTTATGACTATTAAGGTTGTAAGACACAAATAAATGCctgcttttttatataaattcaaaTGGGAGTAAATTTAAAACACCTTCCGCCATAAGTTCAGATAAATCTTTATCGGCAACTTCAAGAGAAGTCTTCACAGGCAAAACCTAAGATAAACAGGCGATTAATTAATGACATGGCTAGCTTGTACTTCTAACGTGCCAGATgccaataattttatttttacagttaCGCACAACATTTTGAAACATACTTTTGTTATGgcaattttgtcatttttagcagcaacaacaaaatcaaTTTCTGTTTTCTCTACCAGACCTACATAAAGTTTAAGAACTAAGAATAGGCTATGATTTAGATGAGATCACTTAACTActtaaagtgtttaaaataataCCATACCTGTCATTTCCAACAATAACTGTTGgactaaaatatcaaaatagacCTTTTATCAGCATATTAAATTTGTAGAGATTGAGTTTTGATTATTGACAAGGTCAAGGCGGCAATTACTCTTGTTTTGTGCTCATCCATACACAATATTTACATACAAGATTAATGCTACTGGAATTTAGTTTTAAACTCAGGAATTATTCAAAGGACGTACGAAAACATTATAAATCCACGAAAAAAGGAAACTtcgaaaaaataagttataatTTACTAATAAACAAACCAACTTGAAGGCCCACAAAAAGCGCATACGTTTAATTTGTTGATCTTtgaaacaaaacgaaacaaaacatgttttttacaaaGAATTTTGTTGCGCTACTACGGCACCATTTTCGCCATACTTGTTTTGTGTTTGGCATGTGTTTCGCATGCGTTTGCATAAATTAAAGTTGATTTAGCTTAttgtgtcatttttttttttaatgaaatgggACCCTAAACCGACGATGTTTTCGATTTTCTAATAAGATATGTTCATTTCTAACGATTTTTGAGGACGTATGTTAGTTGGAAATATACTTTCccctttgatttttttctctGTCCACATTTCTTTTCTTGGCAAAGGGCTCTAGAATAATAAGAAAAACATAACAATCTATAATTAATGAAATATGAGGTTTAATGTTCACTTGCAACAACAGTGTTTGTTGTAATATAGAAAATCTTCTTGAATCCTGAAAAAGCTTTGGTTTGTACTAAACAAAAGTATCAAAACTAGCCTTCCTTGTACACACATGCCTGGATTTTTTCAACAACCATAACCAAAACAGATGGATGAACCAGTTTTGTGTATGACCATCACAATATGTGTTAGGTCATGCTATTTGTTACCAGTAAAGAAGATTTGGGGATTTCGTTATACAATCATAATTCAAgatttaaattaattattttttcagagtTTTGCTGTGGATAAAGTTTTGAAAGAACAAAGAActtgttttattgttgttgtgtttAAGAAGAGAAAAACGGAATGCATTTTGTGGAATGAATTCAGAGAAAACTAATTTTGTGAAGGCTTCTTTAAAATCGTGATTTAAATTTAGGGACAATTTTACAGCTTACATTAAAACCTCTTCAATAAAGGTTAATATAAAAAGCATATACCTACTTGGTATAAAGCATCCAGGCTacaacatttttcttcttcatcagtATTTTTAACTGTTGCAGGACTTTTTCTGTTGAGCATGTCCATTATCTGAAAAGGAAAATTGACAAAATGGATGAGATCTTGTTCTTCTAAAGTTTGACATATAGGTAAAAAGATGGGTATATATATATGCAAACAAATTAAAACTTGGCTGCTCCAGTGTAGGTCTTGTTGATGAATCACAAGTCCAACTTTTCTTTATTATAGGTGCTATGAATTCATAGTCCTCTTTTGAATATATTGTCTGTAGATGATCTACTAAAGGTCTTTGATTGTTCTTTAGTGCTTCAAAAAGCAATAAATCATTAACAACCGGCAAAACATTAGCCCATGGTGATGCTTGGTcagacaaa belongs to Hydractinia symbiolongicarpus strain clone_291-10 chromosome 1, HSymV2.1, whole genome shotgun sequence and includes:
- the LOC130623611 gene encoding receptor-interacting serine/threonine-protein kinase 1-like, which produces MNVIKQATAGLRYLHDLEIIHKDFKPSNLLLFGSLNNFQVKVADFDDMPDIKNTITATFTTTKKQCVGMTLAYTAPELCTGLVMKPSYQTDVCSWSITIFEILSDQASPWANVLPVVNDLLLFEALKNNQRPLVDHLQTIYSKEDYEFIAPIIKKSWTCDSSTRPTLEQPSFNLFAYIYTHLFTYMSNFRRTRSHPFCQFSFSDNGHAQQKKSCNS